A genomic region of Candidatus Pseudomonas phytovorans contains the following coding sequences:
- a CDS encoding bifunctional allantoicase/(S)-ureidoglycine aminohydrolase has protein sequence MSNHSYFAPHGGHPAQTELLTDRAMFTEAYAVIPKGVMRDIVTSHLPFWDKMRMWVIARPLTGFAETFSQYIVELAPEGGSERPELDPNAEAVVFIVEGELDITVEGKHHTLVPGGYAFLAPGAEWSLRNNSKSNVTFHWLRKHYQKVEGLDVPESFVTHRDNATVIEMPGTEGRWKTTRFVDMADMRHDMHVNIVTFQPGGVIPFAETHVMEHGLYVLEGKAVYRLNQDWVEVEAGDFMWLRAFCPQACYAGGPGNFSYLLYKDVNRHVHLTLNPKR, from the coding sequence ATGTCGAACCATTCGTACTTCGCCCCCCACGGTGGGCACCCGGCTCAAACCGAGCTGCTGACTGACCGTGCCATGTTCACCGAAGCCTATGCCGTCATCCCAAAGGGTGTGATGCGTGACATCGTCACCAGCCACCTGCCGTTCTGGGACAAGATGCGCATGTGGGTCATCGCCCGCCCGCTGACCGGTTTTGCCGAAACCTTCTCGCAGTACATCGTCGAACTGGCCCCGGAAGGCGGCAGCGAGCGCCCTGAGCTGGACCCTAACGCCGAAGCCGTGGTGTTCATCGTCGAAGGCGAACTGGACATCACCGTTGAAGGCAAGCACCACACCCTCGTACCGGGCGGCTATGCCTTCCTGGCCCCGGGCGCCGAGTGGAGCCTGCGCAACAACAGCAAGTCCAACGTCACCTTCCACTGGCTGCGCAAGCACTACCAGAAGGTCGAAGGCCTGGACGTACCGGAATCGTTCGTCACCCACCGCGACAACGCCACCGTCATCGAGATGCCGGGCACCGAAGGCCGCTGGAAAACCACCCGCTTTGTCGACATGGCCGACATGCGCCATGACATGCACGTGAACATTGTCACCTTCCAGCCGGGCGGCGTGATCCCGTTCGCTGAAACCCACGTGATGGAACACGGCCTGTATGTGCTGGAAGGCAAAGCGGTATATCGCCTGAACCAGGACTGGGTCGAAGTGGAAGCCGGCGACTTCATGTGGCTGCGCGCCTTCTGCCCGCAAGCCTGCTACGCCGGCGGCCCAGGCAACTTCAGCTA
- a CDS encoding LLM class flavin-dependent oxidoreductase, translated as MSRPIRFNAFSMNAASHQSPGLWRHPRNTSVAFNRLSYWTDLARLLERGLFDALFIADVLGIYDVYQGGPEAALRGGVQVPVNDPLLLVPAMAGVTEHLGFGVTFSLTYEHPYPFARRMSTLDHLSNGRVGWNIVTGYLDSAARNLGLARQLGHDQRYDLAEEYLQVLYKLWEKSWDDDAVLLELDSGRYIEPSRVHPINHAGEHFQVPGMHLCQPSPQRTPVLFQAGASARGQQFAARHAECVFISGPTPTVLRRYADGIRQASEAAGRGRDEVLIYAQALLIVAPTRAEAEARFTEYRRYVDLDAALALLSGWTGIDFAGLDPDAPIEYVENDAGRAALAAFTAADPNRRWSVREAAEFVGLGGRGPVLVGAASEVADQLESWLDQTGIDGFNLTYAVQPDDLTNVVELLVPELQRRGRYPSSYTEGTLRHKLFGQGDQLPEQHAGRQVDIQRSNTGYSNI; from the coding sequence ATGTCCCGCCCGATCCGCTTCAACGCTTTCAGCATGAACGCCGCCAGCCACCAGTCCCCCGGCCTGTGGCGCCACCCCCGCAATACCAGCGTCGCCTTCAACCGCCTGAGCTACTGGACCGACCTGGCCCGCCTGCTGGAGCGCGGCCTGTTCGACGCCCTGTTCATTGCCGATGTGCTGGGTATCTACGACGTCTACCAGGGCGGCCCTGAAGCCGCCCTGCGCGGTGGCGTGCAGGTGCCGGTCAACGACCCGCTGCTGCTGGTGCCGGCCATGGCCGGGGTCACCGAGCACCTGGGGTTTGGCGTGACTTTCTCGCTTACCTACGAGCACCCCTACCCGTTCGCCCGGCGCATGTCCACGCTTGACCACCTGAGCAATGGCCGCGTCGGCTGGAACATCGTCACCGGCTACCTCGACAGCGCCGCACGCAACCTCGGCCTTGCGCGCCAACTGGGCCACGACCAGCGCTACGACCTGGCCGAGGAATACCTGCAGGTGCTATACAAGCTGTGGGAGAAGAGCTGGGACGACGACGCGGTGCTGCTGGAGCTCGACAGCGGGCGCTACATCGAGCCATCCCGGGTGCACCCCATCAACCATGCAGGCGAGCACTTCCAGGTGCCCGGCATGCACCTGTGCCAGCCGTCACCGCAACGCACGCCGGTGCTGTTCCAGGCCGGCGCTTCGGCACGCGGCCAGCAGTTCGCCGCGCGGCACGCCGAATGCGTATTCATCAGCGGCCCGACCCCCACCGTGTTGCGCCGCTACGCAGACGGCATTCGCCAGGCCAGCGAAGCCGCCGGGCGAGGTCGCGATGAAGTGCTGATCTATGCCCAGGCGCTGTTGATCGTCGCCCCTACCCGGGCAGAGGCCGAGGCGCGGTTCACCGAATACCGTCGCTACGTCGACCTGGACGCTGCCCTGGCGCTGCTGTCGGGCTGGACCGGCATCGACTTTGCCGGCCTCGACCCCGATGCGCCGATCGAATACGTCGAAAATGACGCCGGCCGCGCCGCCCTGGCCGCCTTTACCGCAGCCGACCCGAACCGCCGCTGGAGCGTACGCGAGGCCGCCGAATTCGTTGGTTTGGGCGGGCGCGGCCCGGTATTGGTAGGCGCCGCCAGCGAAGTCGCCGACCAGCTGGAAAGCTGGCTGGACCAGACCGGCATCGACGGGTTCAACCTGACCTACGCCGTGCAGCCGGACGACCTGACCAACGTGGTGGAGTTGCTGGTGCCCGAGTTGCAACGCCGTGGCCGCTACCCGTCGAGCTACACCGAAGGCACCCTGCGCCACAAACTGTTCGGCCAGGGCGATCAACTGCCAGAACAGCACGCCGGGCGCCAGGTCGACATTCAGCGATCAAATACCGGGTATTCCAACATTTAA
- a CDS encoding aliphatic sulfonate ABC transporter substrate-binding protein yields the protein MAIRAFSPLRRLLIGGLLASVASALLPWSEALADDAKTLRIGYQKFNSINILKGSGALEKALAPQGVKVSWHEFAAGPQLLEALSTGAIDLGHAADAPSVFAQAAGKPVVYLAAEQPYPRGIGLVVREQDHLAGVQDLKGKRVATGRGWNAQYLLAVALEQAGLSYQDITPAYVNNAADAVAALQSGSVQAVTLWDPFLAAAESQPGLKNLRDGSGLSNNRTFYLSTASYADQHRALLKTFFTELGKVSQWANAKPAEVAALLAPQLGINANVLEVASERRNYNAVAITPQIVAEQQKLADTFQGLGLIPHKLQVADAVYPASVLP from the coding sequence ATGGCAATTCGAGCCTTCTCACCCCTGCGCCGCCTGCTGATCGGCGGCCTGCTGGCCAGTGTTGCCAGCGCCCTACTGCCTTGGTCCGAAGCACTGGCCGACGACGCCAAGACCCTGCGCATCGGTTACCAGAAGTTCAACAGCATCAACATTCTCAAGGGCAGCGGCGCTCTGGAAAAGGCCTTGGCCCCGCAAGGCGTGAAGGTCAGCTGGCACGAATTTGCCGCTGGCCCGCAGTTACTCGAAGCCCTGAGCACCGGCGCCATCGACCTTGGCCACGCGGCCGATGCACCGTCGGTGTTCGCCCAGGCGGCCGGCAAACCGGTGGTATACCTGGCGGCCGAGCAACCCTACCCACGTGGCATCGGCCTGGTGGTACGCGAGCAGGACCACCTGGCTGGCGTGCAGGACCTGAAAGGCAAACGCGTAGCCACCGGCCGTGGCTGGAACGCCCAGTACCTGCTGGCCGTCGCACTCGAACAGGCCGGCCTGAGTTATCAGGACATCACCCCCGCCTACGTCAACAATGCCGCCGATGCCGTGGCCGCCTTGCAGTCAGGCAGCGTCCAGGCCGTTACCCTGTGGGACCCGTTCCTCGCTGCGGCTGAAAGCCAGCCAGGCCTGAAGAACCTGCGTGACGGCAGCGGGCTTTCCAACAACCGCACCTTCTACCTGTCCACCGCCAGCTATGCCGACCAGCACCGTGCGCTGCTAAAGACCTTCTTTACCGAACTGGGCAAGGTCAGCCAGTGGGCCAACGCCAAGCCTGCAGAGGTCGCCGCACTGTTGGCCCCGCAGCTAGGCATCAACGCCAACGTGCTGGAAGTGGCCAGCGAGCGGCGCAACTACAACGCCGTGGCCATCACCCCGCAGATCGTCGCCGAGCAACAGAAACTGGCTGACACCTTCCAGGGCCTGGGCCTTATCCCACACAAGCTGCAGGTGGCCGACGCGGTCTACCCGGCTTCCGTATTGCCTTGA